GCAATTACAATATTGATATATTGAAAGACAGACCTTCTTTAAAAGATTCTAAACTTGGATATAGACCGGATAAAGATTAGTTTTCAATAATAAGGTTGTCCTTTTTAAAAATTCATTTAATGGCTTCTCCAAAAGATTTTATCAATTTGCTTTTTTTGGGAAGGAAGAGAATATCTTTTGATGAGTATGTCGATTTTGTTCTCCATCATCCTGAATATGGATATTATGGCAAGTCAAACAAGAGGAGAGGGCTTGGCGAAGATTTTTATACTGCCCCCCTTTTAAGCTTTGCTTTTGGAAAATGTATATCGAATTTTTTGATTTCCACACTCAGATTTTTCCCCTCAAATAAAAAATTGACTATTCTTGATGTGGGTGCAGGAAATGGAATGCTATTGAAAGATATTTTTTCATCTTTATCGGCGGAAAGAGAAAAAAATATTCAATTTTTCTTTTGTGCTGTAGAGCAGAAGGATATTTTAAGGAATGAAATCGAGGAAAGATTCAAAACATTGAGCCAACATATCGGAATAAATGAGAAATTGGAAGATGTTGAGTCATTCGATGGAGTTGCCTGTTTCAACGAATTCTTTGATGCACTGCCTTTTAGCAGAGTTAGAATAGAAGGAGTAAGAAGGGAGGAAATATATGTCGAATGCCACGATGGTGTCTTTGAGGAAAAGAAGGGGAAGATTTCATCTGATATAAAATCAGCAGAATGCAGAAGATGGTTTAAAGATTTTTTAGGAAGAGGGGAAGTCGATATTTGTCCTTTTTATGAAGATATTTTTAAAAAACTTTCTGCAAAAATGAATAGTGGTTTTGTCTTAATTATAGATTACGGAGATAGTGCATACAAATTATATGATAAGGATTTCCCTCAGAGTACGCTGAGATGTTTCAGCAGAAATCGAGTAAGCAAAAATCCTTATATTCTTCAAGGTGAGCAGGATATAACCTTTTCTGTCAATTTTTCTGAAATTGCCTTTCAAGCAAAGAGACATGGATTTAAGGTAATAGATTTCATATCACTTCAAACTTTCCTTATCAGGTGGGGAATCCTTGATATTGTTTCTTCCCTTGCATCAGACAGCGCCATTGATATAAAAAGATATAATGAAATTCAAAAAATAAAAAACCTTCTTCTTCCCGGAAGTTTGGGTGAAGTCTTTAAGGTTCTTATGTTGGCTAAGAATATAAAAGAAGATTCTTTTTGCAAAGAAACCGATTTTTAATTAACTCTTTCATTCATCTAATAAAATCAGAATTATGAGTGAATGTTTTTATTATCTCCTATCAAAAATTGACTATGAAGAGGGATTGAAGCTTCAAAGGGCGGCATTCCAAAAAGTATCGTCAGGTGATGTTGGCAATATTCTTCTCCTACTTGAACACAATCCTGTTATAACTTTAGGTAGAAGAGGAAAAAAAGAAAATCTTTTAGTGGAGGAATCATTTCTTAAAGAAAAGGGAATAGGTTTGTATAATGTTGAACGCGGTGGTGA
This DNA window, taken from Candidatus Schekmanbacteria bacterium, encodes the following:
- a CDS encoding octanoyltransferase, with translation MSECFYYLLSKIDYEEGLKLQRAAFQKVSSGDVGNILLLLEHNPVITLGRRGKKENLLVEESFLKEKGIGLYNVERGG